The sequence below is a genomic window from Deltaproteobacteria bacterium.
CAGGTAGACGTACGCGTGCCCCCACGGGTCGAGCGGCACGCGCTCGAGGTAGCCGTTCGGGTTCCAGGCGCGTGGCACGGGCGGCCGCTCGGGCCTGTGGACCAGCGCCTCGAGACCCTGCTCGGTGGTCGGGTAGCCGCCGCTGTCGAGGCGATAGAGGTTGAGCGCCTGCTCGATGCCCTTCATGTCGGCGATCGCCTTGGTGCGGCGCGCGTCGTCGGCGCGGCCGACGATGCTGGGCGCGACCAGCGTGGCGAGGAGCCCCACGATGAACATCACCACCATCACCTCGAGCAACGTGAAGCCGCGCCTCATCGGACGAGCCCGTTCAGGTCGAAGAGCGGCAGCAGGATCGCGGCCACGAGCGCCAGGACGACGCCGCCCATCACGAGCACGAGGAGCGGCTCGACCAGGGCGGTCGCGGCGGAGACGGCGGTCTCCACCTCGCGCTCGTAGGCGGCCGCGGCACGCTCGAGCATCGCGCCGAGCGAGCCCGCCCGCTCGCCGACCGCGGCCAGGTGGACGGCGAGCGGCGGGAATACGCCCGTCGCGCGGAGCGCCGGCGCGAGCGGCTCCCCGGCGCGCACCGCCTCGCGCGCGCCCGCGACGGCGTCGGCCAGCCGGCGGTTCCCCGTCGCGGCGCCGGCGATCCCGAGTGCGGGGTCGAGCGGGAGCCCGCCGGCGAGCAGGGTGGCGAGCGTGCGCGCGAAGCGCGCGACGGCGGCCTTGCGCACGATCGGTCCCGCGAGCGGGGCACGGAGCAGGGCCGCGTCGATGCGGGTCCGGCCGCCGGGCGTCGCGGCCCACCGCCCGAGCGCCCACGCTGCGCCCGCGCCGGCGAGGAGAAGGAGCGGCCACGTCCGCCGGGCGAAGCTCGTCAGCGCGATCAGGGCGCGCGTCGCGAGCGGGAGACGCGAGCCCGTCTCCGCGAACAGCTGCGTCAGCTGCGGCACCACCCAGGCGAGCAGGAAGGCCAGCACGGCGACCGTGGCGGCGGCCATGACGGCGGGGTAGGTGAGGGCGGCGCGCAGGCGCGCGCGGAGCGCGGCCGCGGCCTCGCCGTGGTCGGCCAGGCGGGCGAGCACGGTGGCGAGCGCGCCCCCCGCCTCGCCGGCGCGCACCAGGTCGCGGAACATCGGCGGGAAGACGCGCGGGCTCGCGGCGAGCGCGTCGGCGAGCGGCTCGCCCTCGCGGAGGCGCGCCTCGGCCACGGTGAGCCCGCGCACGAGCGCGGGATGCTCGCTCTGCTCGGCGACGGCGGCGAGCGCCTCGGCGACCGGCACGCCCGCCCCGACCAGTGTCGCGAGCTGGCGCGTCGCCGCGGCGAGCTCCTCGGCGCCGACGCGGCGGCCCACCCAGCCCGCGCCGGCCGCCTGCTCGTGCAGGTCGGTCGGGTAGAAGCCGCGAGCGCGGAGCGCCTGCCAGGCGGCGCGCGCGCTCTCGGCGCCGATGACGCCGCCGCGGGCCCGGCCGGCGGCCGTCAAGGCGCGGTACGCGAAGACCGGCATCAGCCCTCGTCCTGCGTCACGCGCAGGACCTCCGCCACGGTGGTGACGCCCGCGCGCGCCTTCGCGAAGCCGTCGTCGCGGAGCGTCGCCATGCCGGCCGCGGTCGCGTGGCGGCGGACCTGGGCGGCGTCGGCGCGCGCCATGACGAGCGCGCGCACCGGGTCGTCGACGACGAGAAGCTCGTGGATCGCGCTGCGGCCGCGGTAGCCCGTGCCACGGCAGGCGGCGCAGCCGGGGCCGGCGCGACGCAGCACCTCCGGCGTGGCAGGACCGAGCGCGCGCCGCTCGTCGGCAGTCGGCCGTCCCGCGACGGCGCAGCCGTCGCACACGCGGCGGAGGAGGCGCTGCGCCAGCACGGCCAGGACCGACGACGAGATGAGGAACGGCTCGACGCCCATGTCGACCAGGCGCGTCATGGCGCCGGGCGCGTCGTTGGTGTGCAGCGTGGAGAAGACCAGGTGCCCGGTGAGCGCCGCCTGCAGGGCGATCTCGACCGTCTCGCGGTCGCGGATCTCGCCGATGAGGATGACGTCGGGGTCCTGGCGCAGCACGGCGCGCAGCCCCGCCGCGAAGGTGAGCCCGATGCGCGGGCCCACCTGCATCTGCCCGATGCCGCGCAGCTGGTACTCGATCGG
It includes:
- a CDS encoding type II secretion system protein GspF, giving the protein MPVFAYRALTAAGRARGGVIGAESARAAWQALRARGFYPTDLHEQAAGAGWVGRRVGAEELAAATRQLATLVGAGVPVAEALAAVAEQSEHPALVRGLTVAEARLREGEPLADALAASPRVFPPMFRDLVRAGEAGGALATVLARLADHGEAAAALRARLRAALTYPAVMAAATVAVLAFLLAWVVPQLTQLFAETGSRLPLATRALIALTSFARRTWPLLLLAGAGAAWALGRWAATPGGRTRIDAALLRAPLAGPIVRKAAVARFARTLATLLAGGLPLDPALGIAGAATGNRRLADAVAGAREAVRAGEPLAPALRATGVFPPLAVHLAAVGERAGSLGAMLERAAAAYEREVETAVSAATALVEPLLVLVMGGVVLALVAAILLPLFDLNGLVR
- the gspG gene encoding type II secretion system protein GspG, which produces MRRGFTLLEVMVVMFIVGLLATLVAPSIVGRADDARRTKAIADMKGIEQALNLYRLDSGGYPTTEQGLEALVHRPERPPVPRAWNPNGYLERVPLDPWGHAYVYL